Proteins from a genomic interval of Ensifer canadensis:
- the phnK gene encoding phosphonate C-P lyase system protein PhnK — protein MSAVPLLKVNDVSKFYGSRIGCRNVSFDLFPGEVLAIVGESGSGKTTLLSCLSTRLMPTSGIVEYHMRDGQYRDLARMGEAERRFLMRTDWGFVHQNPADGLRMTVSAGANVGERLMAVGDRHYGNIRAAASDWLERVEIGIDRIDDQPRAFSGGMRQRLQIARNLVTSPRLVFMDEPTGGLDVSVQARLLDLVRGLVHDLGLAAIIVTHDLAVARLLSHRMMVMKDGAVIEQGLTDRVLDDPREPYTQLLVSSILQV, from the coding sequence ATGAGTGCCGTACCGCTTCTGAAAGTCAACGACGTCTCGAAATTCTACGGAAGCCGCATCGGGTGCCGGAACGTCTCCTTCGACCTCTTCCCCGGCGAAGTGCTGGCGATCGTCGGAGAATCCGGCTCGGGCAAGACGACGCTTCTGTCCTGCCTTTCGACCCGGTTGATGCCGACATCCGGCATCGTCGAATACCATATGCGCGACGGCCAGTATCGGGATCTCGCCCGCATGGGCGAGGCCGAGCGACGCTTCCTGATGCGCACCGACTGGGGCTTCGTCCACCAGAACCCGGCCGATGGCCTCAGAATGACGGTCTCGGCCGGTGCCAATGTCGGCGAGCGCCTGATGGCCGTTGGCGACCGGCACTATGGCAACATCCGTGCCGCCGCCAGCGACTGGCTCGAGCGTGTCGAGATCGGCATCGACCGCATCGACGACCAGCCCCGCGCGTTTTCGGGCGGCATGCGTCAGCGCTTGCAGATAGCCCGCAATCTCGTCACCTCCCCTCGCCTCGTCTTCATGGATGAGCCGACCGGCGGCCTTGACGTTTCGGTGCAGGCTCGCCTGCTCGACCTCGTGCGCGGGCTTGTGCACGATCTTGGCCTTGCCGCCATCATCGTCACCCACGATCTCGCTGTCGCACGGCTTTTGTCGCACCGCATGATGGTGATGAAGGACGGCGCCGTCATCGAGCAGGGGCTAACCGACCGCGTGCTCGACGATCCGCGCGAGCCCTATACCCAGCTCCTCGTCTCCTCCATCCTGCAGGTATGA
- a CDS encoding alpha-D-ribose 1-methylphosphonate 5-phosphate C-P-lyase PhnJ, producing MTDLATYNFAYLDEQTKRMIRRAILKAIAIPGYQVPFASREMPMPYGWGTGGVQVTASILGPKDVLKVIDQGAYDTTNAVSIRAFFQKVADVAVTTKTKEATIIQTRHRIPEEGLREGQTLVYQVPIPEPLRFLEPRETETRKMHALEEYGLMHVKLYEDIARNGHIATTYAYPVKVEGRYVMDPSPTPKFDNPKMHMSEALQLFGAGREKRIYAVPPYTEVVSLDFDDHPFEVQKFDKPCALCGAENVYLDEVVLDDKGGRMFVCSDTDHCEDRRDCGHAGHMLARQEAAE from the coding sequence ATGACCGACCTTGCCACCTACAACTTTGCCTATCTGGACGAGCAAACCAAGCGGATGATCCGCCGCGCCATTCTGAAGGCGATCGCCATCCCAGGTTACCAGGTTCCCTTCGCCTCGCGCGAAATGCCGATGCCCTACGGCTGGGGCACTGGCGGCGTCCAGGTTACCGCGTCGATCCTCGGACCGAAGGACGTGCTGAAGGTCATCGACCAGGGTGCCTACGACACCACCAACGCCGTGTCGATCCGCGCCTTCTTCCAGAAGGTCGCCGATGTCGCAGTGACGACGAAGACTAAGGAAGCAACCATCATTCAGACGCGCCACCGCATTCCCGAGGAAGGCCTCAGGGAGGGCCAGACGCTGGTCTACCAGGTGCCGATCCCGGAGCCCCTGCGCTTCCTCGAGCCGCGTGAGACCGAGACCCGCAAGATGCACGCGCTCGAAGAATACGGGTTGATGCATGTGAAGCTCTATGAGGACATTGCCCGCAACGGCCATATCGCCACCACCTATGCCTATCCGGTGAAGGTCGAGGGTCGCTACGTCATGGATCCCTCGCCGACGCCGAAGTTCGACAATCCGAAGATGCACATGTCGGAAGCGCTCCAGCTTTTCGGCGCCGGCCGTGAAAAGCGCATCTATGCGGTTCCGCCCTATACCGAGGTCGTCAGCCTCGATTTCGACGATCACCCGTTCGAAGTGCAGAAGTTCGACAAGCCCTGCGCCCTCTGCGGCGCCGAGAACGTCTATCTCGACGAAGTGGTGCTCGACGACAAGGGCGGACGCATGTTCGTCTGCTCCGACACCGACCATTGCGAAGACCGCCGCGACTGCGGCCATGCTGGACACATGCTTGCCCGCCAGGAGGCCGCAGAATGA
- a CDS encoding carbon-phosphorus lyase complex subunit PhnI, with protein sequence MYVAVKGGEAAIANAHRLLADRRRGDRALPSITIQQVVEQLGLAVDRVMAEASLYDRELAALAVRQARGDMIEAIFILRAYRTTLPRFGYSEPVDTATMKVERRVSATYKDLPGGQLLGPTFDYTHRLLDPSLIDDAAVEEPEVKEPGEHVMRVSDILDGEGLIEGDGRMPEGHVMGDLTREPMEFPMARDLRLQALARGDEGFLLALAYSTQRGYGRTHPFVGEVRIGEVEVELDLPELGFAVSLGVIRVTECQMVNQFMGSAKQPPQFTRGYGLVFGQSERKAMSMSLVDRALRTDEFSEDIVAPAQDQEFVISHADNVQATGFVEHLKLPHYVDFQAELDLVRRMRRDYDAARAGGQDGMKEAAE encoded by the coding sequence ATGTATGTTGCAGTGAAGGGCGGCGAAGCCGCCATTGCCAACGCCCATCGCCTCCTTGCCGATCGGCGCCGCGGCGACCGCGCCCTACCGTCGATCACCATCCAGCAGGTCGTCGAACAGCTCGGCCTTGCCGTCGATCGCGTCATGGCCGAAGCCTCGCTTTACGACCGTGAGCTCGCAGCCCTTGCCGTGCGCCAGGCGCGCGGTGACATGATCGAGGCGATCTTCATCCTGCGCGCCTACCGCACGACGCTGCCGCGCTTCGGCTATTCCGAGCCGGTCGATACCGCGACCATGAAGGTCGAGCGCCGCGTCTCGGCCACCTACAAGGACCTGCCCGGCGGACAATTGCTGGGCCCAACCTTCGACTACACCCATCGTCTGCTCGACCCCTCGTTGATCGACGACGCAGCGGTCGAGGAGCCTGAAGTCAAGGAGCCTGGCGAACATGTGATGCGCGTCTCCGACATTCTCGACGGCGAAGGGCTGATCGAAGGCGACGGCCGCATGCCCGAAGGCCATGTCATGGGCGACCTCACCCGCGAGCCGATGGAATTTCCAATGGCCCGCGACCTGCGCCTGCAGGCCCTGGCACGCGGCGACGAGGGCTTTCTGCTGGCGCTCGCCTACTCGACCCAGCGCGGCTATGGCCGCACGCATCCCTTCGTCGGCGAAGTCCGCATCGGCGAAGTCGAAGTCGAACTGGACCTGCCCGAGCTCGGCTTTGCCGTCTCCCTCGGCGTCATCCGCGTCACCGAGTGCCAGATGGTCAACCAGTTCATGGGATCGGCGAAACAGCCGCCGCAGTTCACCCGCGGCTACGGGCTCGTCTTCGGCCAAAGCGAACGCAAGGCCATGTCGATGTCACTCGTCGACCGCGCGTTGCGCACCGACGAATTCAGCGAAGACATCGTTGCGCCGGCGCAGGACCAGGAATTCGTGATTTCTCATGCGGACAACGTGCAGGCGACCGGTTTCGTCGAACACCTGAAGCTGCCGCACTATGTCGATTTCCAGGCTGAACTCGACCTCGTTCGGCGCATGCGCCGCGACTATGACGCTGCCCGCGCCGGCGGCCAGGACGGCATGAAGGAGGCCGCCGAATGA
- the phnH gene encoding phosphonate C-P lyase system protein PhnH → MASQSQIYAGAFADPVFSAQSVFKSLMDGFARPGQIIRLEASSIPPAPMGAAAGAVALTLCDHDTAVWLTPALGKSAVPQWIAFHTGAPVTDTKTDARFAFVEKGAPVPGFDQFSLGTQEYPDRSTTLVIEIEALTGGEPLTAHGPGIKDDITIAVRGLPEVFLDFWSANRAIFPRGIDLVLTSGDSVLCLPRTSRLSRQEV, encoded by the coding sequence ATGGCCAGCCAATCGCAAATCTATGCCGGCGCCTTCGCCGACCCGGTCTTTTCCGCCCAATCCGTATTCAAGAGCCTGATGGACGGCTTTGCCCGCCCGGGGCAGATCATCCGCCTGGAGGCGTCGAGCATCCCGCCGGCGCCAATGGGCGCGGCTGCCGGAGCCGTGGCCTTGACGCTGTGCGATCACGACACGGCAGTCTGGCTCACGCCCGCCCTTGGCAAATCCGCAGTACCGCAGTGGATCGCGTTCCACACCGGCGCACCGGTGACGGACACCAAAACCGATGCACGCTTTGCCTTTGTCGAGAAGGGCGCGCCGGTTCCGGGCTTCGACCAGTTTTCGCTCGGCACGCAGGAATACCCGGATCGCTCGACGACGCTCGTCATCGAGATTGAGGCGCTGACCGGCGGCGAACCGCTGACCGCCCACGGACCTGGTATCAAGGACGACATCACCATTGCGGTGCGTGGCCTGCCTGAAGTCTTCCTCGACTTTTGGAGTGCCAACCGCGCGATTTTCCCGCGCGGCATCGACCTCGTGCTGACATCAGGCGACAGCGTTCTCTGCCTGCCGCGCACGTCAAGACTTTCGCGACAGGAGGTTTAA
- the phnG gene encoding phosphonate C-P lyase system protein PhnG, with translation MDAKLKQESPPEMARKEGMRLLARASSEELMAAWEALTDKPDVSPVRGPETGLVMVRGRIGGGGDAFNLGEATVSRATIRLSTGEIGHGQLLGTDKQRARLAAIFDALFQREADRPAVEAFHRAIASRIEAEDRRTAEETAATRVDFFTMVRGDD, from the coding sequence ATGGATGCGAAGCTGAAACAGGAAAGTCCGCCGGAGATGGCGCGCAAGGAAGGCATGCGGCTGCTGGCCCGCGCGTCTTCGGAAGAACTCATGGCCGCCTGGGAGGCACTTACCGACAAGCCTGATGTGTCGCCCGTGCGCGGACCGGAAACGGGCTTGGTCATGGTTCGCGGCCGCATCGGCGGCGGCGGCGATGCCTTCAATCTGGGCGAGGCAACCGTATCGCGCGCGACGATCCGGCTTTCGACCGGCGAAATCGGCCATGGCCAGTTGCTGGGCACTGACAAGCAGCGCGCCCGCCTTGCTGCAATCTTCGATGCGCTCTTCCAGCGTGAAGCCGACCGCCCGGCCGTCGAGGCGTTTCATCGCGCAATTGCTTCGCGCATCGAGGCGGAGGACCGCCGCACCGCAGAGGAAACCGCCGCGACACGCGTCGACTTTTTCACCATGGTTCGCGGAGACGACTGA
- the phnF gene encoding phosphonate metabolism transcriptional regulator PhnF, with protein MAMRKVVERQTGVALWRQIADRIRLAISNGDYDAAGMVPPETVLAGEFGVNRHTVRSALAALAEEGLVRAVQGRGTMIERKERVSYPISRRTRFSQGLGRQVKEIGTRLLGHAELKAFGDIASALGIAPGEPVIELRTVSSGDGRPLSVSSSYYPAARFPRMAEEFEQRHSVTKAFAAHGLDDYVRVSTEIVARHADSDELSMLKLSAGAIVLEAQSVNADLDGKPVEYSRNCFAADRMKLRIET; from the coding sequence ATGGCAATGCGAAAAGTGGTTGAACGGCAGACAGGGGTCGCACTCTGGCGGCAGATCGCAGACCGGATCCGGCTGGCGATCAGCAATGGCGACTACGACGCTGCCGGCATGGTGCCGCCCGAAACGGTGCTTGCGGGCGAGTTTGGCGTCAACAGGCACACCGTCAGGAGTGCACTGGCAGCCCTTGCCGAGGAAGGGTTGGTTCGTGCCGTCCAGGGCCGCGGTACGATGATCGAGCGCAAGGAGAGGGTGAGCTATCCAATCTCGCGTCGCACCCGCTTCTCGCAGGGTCTCGGCCGGCAGGTGAAGGAGATCGGCACCCGCCTGCTCGGCCATGCCGAACTGAAGGCATTTGGCGACATTGCCTCGGCACTGGGTATCGCGCCGGGTGAACCGGTGATCGAATTGCGCACCGTCAGCAGCGGCGATGGCCGTCCGCTCTCCGTTTCGTCAAGTTACTATCCCGCCGCCCGGTTTCCCCGCATGGCGGAAGAGTTCGAGCAACGGCATTCCGTAACCAAAGCGTTTGCCGCCCACGGCCTTGACGACTACGTGCGCGTTTCGACCGAGATCGTCGCCCGCCATGCCGACAGCGACGAACTCTCGATGCTGAAACTCTCGGCTGGTGCGATCGTGCTGGAGGCGCAGTCGGTCAATGCGGACCTCGACGGCAAGCCCGTGGAGTATTCCCGCAACTGTTTTGCCGCCGATCGAATGAAACTGCGGATCGAAACGTAA